The Streptomyces seoulensis genome contains a region encoding:
- the rpmA gene encoding 50S ribosomal protein L27, whose amino-acid sequence MAHKKGASSTRNGRDSNAQRLGVKRFGGQVVSAGEILIRQRGTHFHPGAGVGRGGDDTLFALLPGAVEFGTHRGRKVVNIVPVA is encoded by the coding sequence ATGGCACACAAGAAGGGCGCATCGTCCACCCGGAACGGTCGCGACTCCAATGCCCAGCGGCTCGGCGTGAAGCGCTTCGGCGGTCAGGTCGTCAGCGCTGGTGAGATCCTCATCCGCCAGCGCGGCACCCACTTCCACCCGGGCGCCGGCGTCGGCCGTGGCGGCGACGACACGCTGTTCGCGCTGCTGCCCGGTGCGGTGGAGTTCGGTACCCACCGCGGCCGCAAGGTCGTGAACATCGTTCCGGTCGCCTGA